A stretch of the Onychomys torridus chromosome 23, mOncTor1.1, whole genome shotgun sequence genome encodes the following:
- the LOC118573372 gene encoding UDP-glucuronosyltransferase 1A7-like encodes MAPVDLPASLPLCVCLLLVSGFAQAGRLLVVPMDGSHWFTMQMVVDKLIHRGHEVVAVVPEVSWQLGKSLNLTVKTYSTSHTLEDMNREFKYFSDTQWKNPEQSMISLLTGSAKHFFELLFSHCRDFFNDKKLVEYLKQSSFDAVFLDPFEVCGLTVAKYLSLPSVIFSRYFFCYHLEAGSQCPSPLSYVPRLFSKFTDTMTFKERVSNLVFYMEERALCHYLFKTATDIASEVLQTPVTMEDLFSQVSIWLLRTDFVLDFPRPVMPNMVFIGGINCQKRKPVSKED; translated from the exons ATGGCTCCTGTAGATCTCCCGGcctcccttcctctgtgtgtgtgtctgctgctgGTCTCTGGCTTTgcccaggcaggcaggctgctggTGGTGCCCATGGATGGGAGCCACTGGTTCACCATGCAGATGGTTGTGGATAAACTCATCCACAGGGGGCATGAGGTGGTGGCAGTTGTGCCAGAGGTGAGTTGGCAACTGGGAAAATCCCTGAATTTGACAGTGAAGACGTACTCAACTTCTCACACTCTGGAAGATATGAACCGTGAGTTCAAGTATTTTTCTGACACTCAGTGGAAAAATCCAGAACAAAGTATGATTTCTTTACTGACAGGCTCAGCCAAACATttctttgaattattattttcacattgtagagatttttttaatgacaagaaGTTAGTGGAGTACTTGAAGCAGAGTTCTTTTGATGCTGTGTTTCTGGATCCTTTCGAGGTGTGTGGCTTAACTGTGGCCAAGTATTTGTCACTCCCCTCAGTGATCTTCTCAAGGTATTTCTTTTGCTACCATCTTGAAGCGGGCTCCCAGTGCCCCAGTCCACTGTCTTATGTTCCTAGACTCTTCTCAAAATTCACAGACACCATGACTTTCAAGGAGAGAGTGTCGAACCTTGTTTTCTACATGGAGGAGCGTGCACTTTGCCACTACTTGTTCAAAACTGCTACAGACATTGCCTCCGAAGTTCTGCAGACCCCAGTGACTATGGAGGACCTCTTCAGCCAAGTGTCCATTTGGCTGTTACGCACAGACTTTGTGTTAGATTTCCCCAGACCTGTGATGCCCAACATGGTCTTCATTGGTGGGATCAACTGCCAAAAAAGAAAGCCAGTTTCCAAG GAGGACTAA